A single region of the Apium graveolens cultivar Ventura unplaced genomic scaffold, ASM990537v1 ctg6297, whole genome shotgun sequence genome encodes:
- the LOC141703168 gene encoding small ubiquitin-related modifier 1-like yields MSGTTAEEDKKPGTDGGAHINLKVKGQDGNEVFFRIKRNTQLKKLMNAYCDRQSVEMNSIAFLFDGRRLQGTQTPDELEMEDGDEIDAMLHQTGGGVEQSYDI; encoded by the exons ATGTCTGGAACGACGGCGGAGGAAGACAAGAAGCCTGGAACTGATGGTGGTGCCCACATCAATCTTAAGGTTAAGGGTCAG GATGGCAATGAGGTGTTCTTCAGGATCAAGAGAAATACTCAACTGAAGAAACTTATGAATGCATATTGTGATCGGCAGTCTGTCGAGATGAACTCGATTGCATTCCTGTTTGATGGTCGTCGCCTCCAAGGGACCCAGACTCCAGATGAG CTTGAAATGGAGGATGGAGATGAGATCGACGCCATGTTGCATCAAACTGGTGGAGGCGTGGAGCAGTCATATGATATTTGA